In Malaclemys terrapin pileata isolate rMalTer1 chromosome 10, rMalTer1.hap1, whole genome shotgun sequence, the following are encoded in one genomic region:
- the SYNM gene encoding synemin, giving the protein MLRSREEEWDEKTQLRELNSRLRLYVSRVRELEQANRLLAQELAELQQQELAGLRGPQQELAELRSSVAELSRAKREAELERDGLRQELGQLQRLGAEVLQRRRRLAPELAGQRQLLERLWGECAALEQLLQGLRAEHGQLLERQRREAGEVRALRLDLAALPPPLAALSLEQLEETYELVLGQACRESLLRYQSQLRALHEQGARLGREGLEPLRAEGARCRLQRDELRRQGQQLGGLGQRLEEELLALQELHGAEADEYQRIIDALEEEKQFLTLSIMDYLKDYNELMQVKAGLSLEVETYRTLLEGESSQWIITWIDQQGRKIPQGVRNTSYDYTNSYSAYREENKKKSFPIIKSADTRHKTPVTNIHSSALYSTQTRRGGPRTTDSGKVLRRDILSSEYHPSTTFEKDATYERTMKDHREFKTFTPSYGLRGDAEIHRKTFPERKRTEATTTSAISFSKELTSVQSSNKDHKVDTRSGVSESTRTKPDNFTKFPSYELNSNFKQTKYEQTLDDTRTILKEKTKGDKPVKEGENGLLEEKDKQPVNEERNIVLEKKEMDDKPTTAERSVNFGKKTEVKPEQKTHIMEEVIINDNKKIFSGVRSKEDSTAKEGKNVTWEEQTRVHKSAREGKFFLPDAKIKEDELTKRNTNVFLESRSKEAVEIPISVEMYTPDKIVQNSNTEITFQGFKTSVGRKTDEHTIEPVEILNVNVSEKEPNLEDEHGISDKGSPRMGTLSTENIAETIVADILKSFVQSSGSETTPHTKVNYLEKKKQDDEKETTEITVQSQVQEEISISDEVDLGSLLNKDGKVVLEDAKGIPSKDVIEDIINVGLKGRDSIGKVSVNVEIVEEPLEFATDERSEFSTPFEVEEVEDTSPGMEQHYGDEGEQNITATAEDFKKKKQSSEILTHVEEVTEADDSIDEQKYFVSTPDDYGKDDDSVYGQIHIEEESTIKYSWQDEFLRGTQRRKDDSMSSPEQTYQVVGEEASAYVLNEEHPKGEASHAESIVIEKEIKIPHEFQASIKGLLLKETKDPKQQLKEALEQLEGSLPESVKEELAALTKENHADSSSLAVDIKKVEQPNEDGLVTIVAEVNLSQTLDTDQFDIAQLGGIITGEIEKVSLKSPKQEGFDERYDPELERQTDGKSSIETNISPSSNKSTPWASQGVYSSSSVRSTDGMEYHSTEQVIREGPVSEAVKFGNVEEVSQSQVSTDTNKSIRHIKIGPTEIRRTEQVIYEGPISETLELGGRGDLVQTKGSLDTGRSVKLFKMGPKEIQTTEEIIYKGPVTKTVAVDEPENLAQPQFSADINRSMRHITLGSQQITEDIIFKGPISDSLELSSSGDLSHTEGSTDTNRSVRHIRLSPKEIHTEQIIFEGPISGNVELSGTEDLSQTGSSIRHIKLGQKEMHSAEKITYEGLLSEKAELGNMGDSSQMEHRSDTNASIRHIKLGPKEFMTTEQIIYKGPISEHLEFSESGDNFHSEGSIKHITLGQKEIKTTEQVVYQGSISESPEISSAGGSLSESEGNSDINRSIRLIKVSPTETHTEQIIFTGPISETMGDHFQTEGSSESSQSIRHIKLGPQETSFTFQMDVTNVAGVPVVEGRTQAATVTVSNRKEPDVRQSQVVVESDQKDTDRESTKEASVFLDASQAHGEQVTEKSAFEKSVQLQRLVDQRSVISDEKKIALVYLEKEEEGEEDNDGDWF; this is encoded by the exons ATGCTGCGCTCCCGGGAGGAGGAGTGGGACGAGAAGACCCAGCTGCGGGAGCTCAACTCCCGGCTGCGGCTCTACGTGTCCCGGGTGCGGGAGCTGGAGCAGGCGAACCGGCTGCTGGCCCAGGAGCTGGccgagctgcagcagcaggagctggccGGGCTGCGGGGCCCCCAGCAGGAGCTGGCCGAGCTGCGGAGCAGCGTGGCCGAGCTGAGCCGGGCCAAGCGGGAAGCGGAGCTGGAGCGGGACGGGCTgcggcaggagctggggcagctGCAGCGCCTGGGCGCCGAGGTGCTGCAGCGGCGGCGCCGCCTGGCCCCCGAGCTGGCCGGGCAGCGGCAACTGCTGGAGCGGCTGTGGGGCGAGTGCGCCgccctggagcagctgctgcaggggctgcgggCCGAGCACGGGCAGCTGCTGGAGCGGCAGCGGCGGGAGGCCGGCGAGGTGCGGGCGCTGCGGCTGGACCTGGccgcgctgccgccgccgctggcCGCGCTCAGcctggagcagctggaggagaccTACGAGCTGGTGCTGGGCCAGGCCTGCCGGGAGAGCCTGCTCCGCTACCAGAGCCAGCTCCGCGCGCTGCACGAGCAGGGGGCGCGGCTGGGCCGGGAGGGCCTGGAGCCGCTGCGGGCCGAGGGCGCGCGGTGCCGCCTGCAGCGGGACGAGCTGCGGCgccagggccagcagctgggcgGCCTGGGCcagcggctggaggaggagctgctggccctgCAGGAGCTGCACGGCGCCGAGGCGGACGAGTACCAG AGGATAATTGACGCCCTAGAAGAAGAAAAGCAATTCCTGACTTTGTCAATCATGGATTACCTCAAGGACTACAATGAACTAATGCAGGTGAAAGCGGGACTCAGCCTTGAAGTTGAAACTTACAG AACTTTACTAGAAGGGGAGAGCAGCCAATGGATTATTACATGGATTgatcagcaggggagaaaaataCCACAAG GTGTCAGAAATACATCTTACGACTACACTAATAGTTACTCTGCATAccgagaagaaaataaaaagaaaagctttCCGATTATCAAGAGTGCTGACACTAGACATAAAACACCAGTAACAAATATTCACAGCTCTGCACTTTATTCAACTCAGACAAGGCGTGGTGGACCACGGACAACAGATAGTGGAAAAGTTTTAAGGAGAGATATTCTTAGTTCAGAATATCATCCATCAACCACTTTTGAAAAGGATGCCACTTATGAAAGAACTATGAAGGACCATAGAGAGTTCAAAACCTTTACTCCATCATACGGTCTTCGGGGAGACGCTGAAATTCAtcgaaaaacatttcctgaaagaAAGAGAACAGAAGCTACAACTACTTCGGCAATTTCTTTTTCGAAAGAATTGACAAGTGTTCAAAGTTCAAACAAGGACCACAAAGTTGACACAAGGTCAGGTGTTTCTGAAAGTACAAGAACAAAACCAGATAATTTTACTAAATTTCCATCTTATGAGCTGAATTCcaattttaaacaaaccaaaTATGAACAAACCCTAGATGACACTCGTACTAtattgaaagaaaaaacaaaaggagaCAAACCAGTTAAAGAGGGGGAAAATGGCTTGTTAGAAGAAAAAGATAAGCAACCAGTCAATGAGGAAAGAAATATTGTCTTGGAGAAAAAGGAAATGGATGATAAACCCACTACAGCAGAAAGAAGTGTTAATTTTGGAAAGAAGACTGAGGTAAAACCAGAGCAGAAAACACATATAATGGAAGAAGTGATTATTAATGATAACAAAAAGATTTTTTCAGGAGTCAGGAGTAAGGAAGATAGCACTGccaaagagggaaaaaatgttaCATGGGAAGAACAAACCAGAGTACATAAATCAGCCAGAGAGGGAAAATTTTTTCTCCCTGATGCAAAGATTAAAGAAGATGAATTAACCAAAAGGAATACAAATGTGTTCTTGGAATCAAGAAGCAAAGAGGCTGTTGAGATACCCATCAGTGTTGAAATGTATACTCCAGACAAAATAGTGCAGAACAGTAACACAGAAATAACATTTCAAGGCTTTAAAACCTCTGTAGGAAGAAAGACAGATGAACATACAATTGAACCTGTTGAAATTCTCAATGTGAATGTTTCAGAAAAAGAACCCAATTTGGAAGATGAACATGGAATTAGTGACAAAGGTAGCCCTAGAATGGGTACTTTGTCAACAGAAAACATAGCAGAAACTATTGTCGCTGATATTCTTAAAAGTTTTGTTCAATCTTCTGGTTCAGAAACAACTCCACATACAAAAGTAAACTAtcttgaaaagaaaaaacaggatGATGAGAAAGAAACAACTGAGATCACAGTGCAGTCTCAAGTTCAAGAAGAAATATCGATTTCTGATGAAGTTGATCTAGGAAGTCTGTTAAACAAGGATGGCAAAGTGGTTCTGGAAGATGCTAAGGGAATTCCATCCAAAGATGTGATAGAAGATATAATAAATGTTGGCTTGAAAGGAAGGGACAGTATAGGCAAAGTGTCTGTTAATGTTGAGATTGTTGAGGAGCCATTAGAATTTGCAACTGATGAAAGGAGTGAATTTTCAACACCATTTGAAGTAGAGGAAGTAGAGGATACATCACCTGGTATGGAGCAGCATTATGGCGATGAGGGGGAGCAGAACATCACAGCTACAgctgaagattttaaaaagaaaaaacaatccaGTGAGATCCTCACCCACGTGGAAGAAGTAACCGAGGCAGACGACTCAATtgatgaacaaaaatattttgtatctaCTCCAGATGATTATGGAAAAGATGATGACTCCGTGTATGGGCAAATTCACATAGAAGAAGAATCGACTATTAAATATTCTTGGCAAGATGAATTTTTGCGGGGCACACAAAGAAGAAAAGATGATAGCATGAGCTCACCAGAACAAACGTATcaggtggtgggagaggaagcAAGTGCCTATGTTTTAAACGAGGAACATCCAAAAGGTGAAGCATCACATGCAGAATCCATTGTTATTGAAAAAGAGATTAAAATACCACATGAATTTCAGGCCTCAATAAAGGGGCTTTTATTGAAGGAAACCAAGGACCCTAAACAACAGTTGAAAGAGGCATTGGAACAACTGGAGGGGAGTCTTCCAGAAAGCGTGAAAGAGGAACTAGCTGCATTAACGAAAGAAAATCATGCTGACTCCAGTAGCTTGGCAGTTGACATCAAAAAAGTTGAACAACCTAACGAAGATGGTTTGGTGACAATTGTGGCTGAAGTCAATCTGTCCCAGACCCTTGACACTGATCAGTTTGATATTGCACAGCTTGGTGGCATCATCACAGGTGAGATTGAGAAGGTGTCTCTGAAGTCCCCAAAACAAGAGGGCTTTGATGAACGTTACGACCCAGAGTTGGAAAGACAGACTGATGGTAAAAGCAGCATAGAAACAAACATTTCTCCATCAAGTAATAAATCCACTCCTTGGGCTAGCCAAGGGGTTTACAGCTCATCCAGTGTAAGAAGCACGGATGGCATGGAATATCATTCCACTGAACAAGTTATTCGTGAAGGTCCGGTTTCAGAAGCTGTAAAATTTGGTAATGTGGAAGAAGTCTCTCAGTCACAGGTATCAACTGATACTAACAAATCTATCAGGCATATTAAAATAGGTCCAACAGAAATTCGGAGAACTGAGCAGGTCATATATGAAGGGCCCATTTCTGAAACTTTGGAACTTGGTGGTAGGGGAGACCTTGTTCAGACAAAAGGATCATTGGATACTGGTAGATCTGTGAAGCTTTTTAAAATGGGTCCTAAGGAAATTCAAACCACAGAAGAAATCATTTATAAAGGGCCTGTTACTAAAACTGTAGCGGTAGATGAACCTGAAAATCTTGCTCAGCCACAGTTTTCCGCTGATATTAATAGGTCCATGAGGCATATCACATTAGGTTCACAGCAAATTACTGAAGATATCATTTTCAAAGGGCCCATTTCAGACTCTTTAGAGCTCAGTAGCTCAGGGGATCTTTCTCATACAGAAGGATCAACGGATACCAACAGATCAGTAAGGCACATTAGATTAAGTCCAAAAGAAATTCACACAGAACAAATAATATTTGAAGGGCCCATTTCTGGAAATGTGGAGCTCAGTGGCACAGAAGATCTTTCTCAGACAGGAAGTTCAATAAGGCACATTAAATTAGGACAAAAAGAGATGCATTCAGCTGAGAAAATCACATACGAAGGGCTTCTTTCTGAAAAAGCAGAGCTTGGCAATATGGGAGACAGCTCTCAGATGGAGCATAGGTCAGATACTAATGCATCTATCAGGCATATTAAATTAGGTCCCAAAGAATTTATGACAACTGAGCAAATCATCTACAAGGGGCCCATTTCTGAACATCTGGAGTTCAGTGAATCAGGAGACAATTTTCATTCAGAAGGTTCAATAAAGCACATTACATTAGgtcaaaaggaaattaaaactacTGAACAAGTCGTATATCAAGGCTCCATTTCTGAATCTCCAGAGATCAGTAGTGCAGGAGGAAGTCTTTCAGAGAGTGAAGGAAACTCAGATATCAATAGATCCATCAGGCTCATTAAAGTGAGTCCCACAGAAACTCATACAGAGCAAATCATCTTTACAGGACCCATTTCTGAAACAATGGGTGATCATTTTCAGACAGAAGGGTCATCAGAGAGCAGCCAATCTATAAGGCATATTAAATTAGGACCCCAGGAAACATCTTTTACTTTTCAAATGGATGTAACTAATGTGGCGGGAGTGCCTGTGGTGGAAGGGAGAACACAAGCAGCTACAGTCACTGTATCAAATAGGAAGGAGCCTGATGTCAGACAGTCACAGGTTGTGGTTGAAAGTGACCAGAAGGACACTGACCGTGAAAGTACCAAAGAAGCAAGTGTTTTTCTTGATGCTTCCCAGGCTCATGGTGAACAAGTAACAGAGAAGTCAGCATTTGAAAAAAGTGTACAACTGCAAAGACTTGTAGACCAAAGGTCAGTGATTTCTGATGAAAAGAAAATTGCCCTTGTGTATCTAGaaaaagaagaagagggggaagaagaTAATGATGGAGACTGGTTCTGA